Proteins encoded by one window of Babylonia areolata isolate BAREFJ2019XMU chromosome 8, ASM4173473v1, whole genome shotgun sequence:
- the LOC143285109 gene encoding uncharacterized protein LOC143285109 has product MTDLCWVCQKNMHHIYRSANLSDEEKGELLTAQQAHLSRVEEERRFYRTMTAACKAVVQEQGIQELSASPSNSRACSMHYSFDFAQQVHLPHSPYQPGPLYFLTPRKVGIFGVCCEGLPQQINYLIDEGASSSKGSNAVVSYLHHFFNNYGVGEQHCDLHCDNCSGQNKNRFVLWYCAWRVLMGKHSSIGLHFMPPGHTKFAPDWCFGLLKRAFRRAEVHCLQDLCDVVQDSTPVKHINRAQVVKGEAQDARTQVDVFDWQQFFGHHFRTLPGIKKIGHFRFSSDRPGCMMYRETLADQETVFPLVDEDKVATVLRELPNEPAIIPPPGLSLERQNYLYKNIRSFVREDAKDILTPEPRY; this is encoded by the coding sequence ATGACAGACTTGTGCTGGGTCTGTCAGAAGAACATGCACCACATCTACAGGAGTGCCAACCTCAGCGACGAGGAGAAAGGTGAGCTGCTCACTGCTCAACAGGCTCACCTCAGTCGTGTGGAGGAAGAACGACGGTTCTACAGGACCATGACAGCGGCATGCAAGGCAGTGGTGCAGGAACAGGGAATTCAGGAGCTGAGTGCAAGCCCCAGCAACAGCAGAGCCTGTTCCATGCACTACTCTTTTGACTTTGCCCAACAAGTCCACCTTCCACACAGCCCCTACCAGCCTGGGCCTCTCTATTTTTTAACCCCAAGGAAAGTGGGCATCTTTGGGGTTTGCTGTGAGGGACTTCCTCAGCAGATAAACTATCTGATCGATGAAGGAGCATCCTCCAGCAAAGGATCCAATGCTGTTGTATCGTACCTCCACCACTTCTTCAACAACTATGGAGTGGGAGAGCAGCACTGTGATCTGCATTGTGACAATTGTTcgggacaaaacaaaaacagatttgTTTTGTGGTACTGTGCTTGGCGGGTGTTGATGGGCAAACATTCCTCAATCGGTCTGCACTTCATGCCTCCTGGACACACAAAATTCGCTCCGGACTGGTGCTTCGGTCTCTTGAAGCGAGCATTTAGGAGAGCTGAAGTACATTGTCTTCAGGAcctgtgtgatgtggtgcaggACAGTACACCTGTGAAACACATCAACAGGGCACAGGTTGTGAAGGGGGAGGCACAGGATGCCAGAACACAGGTGGACGTGTTTGACTGGCAGCAATTTTTTGGCCATCATTTCCGTACATTGCCTGGAATTAAGAAGATTGGTCATTTTCGCTTCTCATCAGACAGGCCCGGATGCATGATGTACAGGGAAACTCTGGCAGACCAGGAAACAGTGTTTCCTTTAGTTGATGAAGATAAGGTGGCTACTGTTCTGAGGGAGCTTCCCAATGAGCCAGCCATCATACCACCTCCAGGCCTGTCTCTTGAGAGGCAAAATTACCTGTACAAAAACATCAGAAGTTTTGTGCGGGAAGATGCAAAGGACATTTTGACGCCAGAGCCAAGATATTGA